A window of Exiguobacterium sp. FSL W8-0210 contains these coding sequences:
- the ribH gene encoding 6,7-dimethyl-8-ribityllumazine synthase: MIYEGFLTGEGLRVAIVAARFNELITSKLVGGANDAFRRHGVAADAVDTAWVPGAFEIPLVAEKLAKSGKYDAVITLGAVIRGATSHYDYVCNEVAKGVASASRDTGVPIIFGVLTTDSIEQAVERAGTKAGNKGYEAAVSAIEMANLLRTI, from the coding sequence ATGATTTACGAAGGTTTCTTAACAGGAGAAGGACTACGCGTCGCAATCGTCGCAGCACGTTTTAATGAATTGATCACATCAAAACTCGTCGGAGGAGCAAACGACGCGTTCCGTCGTCACGGTGTTGCTGCGGATGCTGTGGATACAGCATGGGTTCCTGGAGCATTTGAAATTCCACTCGTTGCGGAAAAGTTAGCGAAAAGCGGTAAGTATGATGCGGTCATCACACTGGGTGCCGTCATCCGCGGAGCAACATCACACTATGACTATGTCTGTAACGAAGTCGCGAAAGGTGTCGCGAGTGCGTCGCGTGATACAGGCGTACCTATCATCTTCGGTGTCCTGACGACGGATTCGATCGAGCAAGCGGTCGAACGTGCCGGTACGAAAGCTGGAAATAAAGGCTACGAAGCTGCCGTTTCCGCGATTGAGATGGCAAATCTTTTACGCACGATCTAA